The DNA sequence ACGGTTAAACCTATGACAAGGCTTACGATTGAAGAAATTGCCGCAAAGAATGAAACCGTTTCTTCGGAAGTTTACTTAAATGTCGGTTCCGTAAAAGCCGATGTAAAACCGGCTTCAACAAAAAAAGTTGAGTTTAAGGTAAAAACACCTGTTGCAACAGCTTCCGTCCGAGGGACATCGGGAGAGATCGGTTCTGACGGCCTTTTAATCGGAACAAGCGGAATATGGGCATATGTCAACAATGATGGGATTGAAACAAGGGTAAATATCGGCGACTCTGTTATTATAAGCGATACAGGTATGGTAACTCCGGCTCAAAACATTAAAGCTAACGAAGTTTTACCGGCATCGTTAAAAACTCTTGCCGAAGCGGAAGCCAATTCTCCTACGCTTACTAACCAATCACCCAGCATTGAAGGAGCAATAAATACGGCTTCTTCGGTTTCAACAATCTCTTTGAGTATAGGCTGGAAAGACTAACTTTACACCGCCCTTTGAAGCATTCTCAATAAAAGCTTCAAAGGGTGTTTTTTTATCTGCCGGTATTTTACCGTTTACCCTTACCTTTTCGCCGTAATCGGTTTGTAACATTTCAACCGAAAATTCATCAAGACTGCGTTTTAAATTTTCCCATTCGGAATAAGAACATTCAAATTGAAAGGTCTCTTTTTTGATAAGCTCTTCGGTTGAAGCTTCTTGAAGAACAAGTCTTGCAGAATCCGAATAGGCTTTTACCAAACCGCCCGTTCCCAAAAGGGTGCCGCCGAACCAGCGTGTAATTGTAAGCATTATGTTTGTGATTCCTGAACCCTTGAGTACTGCAAGAGCCGGCCGGCCGGCCGTTCCCGAAGGCTCGCCGTCATCGGAGCAGCCTAAGACTTCTCCGTTTTCGCCCGCAACAAAGGCAT is a window from the Treponema denticola genome containing:
- a CDS encoding FecR family protein is translated as MKKIFLIISLVCFMLAPLLAISGEVVAVKGKAEIKQGGKWIPAKAGNKITSGLMISTGFKSELTLKIDGSVITVKPMTRLTIEEIAAKNETVSSEVYLNVGSVKADVKPASTKKVEFKVKTPVATASVRGTSGEIGSDGLLIGTSGIWAYVNNDGIETRVNIGDSVIISDTGMVTPAQNIKANEVLPASLKTLAEAEANSPTLTNQSPSIEGAINTASSVSTISLSIGWKD
- a CDS encoding YigZ family protein, translating into MKVLMQYALSELTVKNSRFLAEIFPIKSAAEARELLKNQKGKYEDARHVVHAFVAGENGEVLGCSDDGEPSGTAGRPALAVLKGSGITNIMLTITRWFGGTLLGTGGLVKAYSDSARLVLQEASTEELIKKETFQFECSYSEWENLKRSLDEFSVEMLQTDYGEKVRVNGKIPADKKTPFEAFIENASKGGVKLVFPAYTQRDC